The following coding sequences are from one Haemophilus haemolyticus window:
- a CDS encoding ABC transporter permease, translating to MAEHKSANTQSMFWRLIFRALRLRLQRVFIIFTALTVGASIVTAMAAVYFDINTKMSQELRTFGANFYIGSADGGMMNQAELNAILQKAPDGFITAASPYLYGVARSDLEKIVLMGVNFDAMRILAPYWQITGSAINVNFDDRNAMLGKTLAERLHVKVGDSLQLSKNAVEKHSFNIKGIVEAGDATDNMLIVNVEFAQNWLDKEGVVNNALLNVQNEQGANTVDQFAEKIMQQYSDLTARPIRKVSASEGQILEKIKGLMGLISLVILVLATLCVNTTLIAIVGERSKEFALQKALGAKKLDIIRQISTEILIIAFCAIIIGLGLGYLLAQVLGITVFKSYIDMRLPVLPITIVLSLLVAFVAVIIPTRRALSINVANVLKGE from the coding sequence ATGGCAGAGCATAAAAGCGCAAACACTCAAAGCATGTTCTGGCGATTAATTTTCCGCGCGTTGCGATTACGCCTCCAACGAGTATTCATTATTTTCACCGCACTTACAGTGGGGGCAAGTATCGTCACTGCTATGGCAGCGGTTTACTTCGACATCAACACCAAAATGAGCCAAGAACTCCGTACTTTTGGAGCAAATTTCTACATTGGTTCAGCCGATGGAGGAATGATGAATCAAGCAGAATTAAACGCAATTTTACAAAAAGCACCCGATGGTTTTATCACTGCTGCCAGTCCTTATCTTTATGGCGTCGCACGCAGTGATTTAGAAAAAATTGTGTTAATGGGCGTAAATTTTGATGCCATGCGAATCCTTGCTCCTTACTGGCAAATTACGGGCTCAGCAATCAACGTAAATTTTGACGATCGCAATGCGATGCTCGGGAAAACCCTCGCTGAACGATTACATGTTAAAGTGGGCGATAGCCTACAACTGTCTAAAAATGCCGTAGAAAAACACAGTTTCAACATTAAAGGAATTGTAGAAGCTGGTGATGCGACTGACAATATGCTTATTGTAAATGTTGAATTTGCCCAAAATTGGTTGGATAAAGAAGGCGTAGTAAACAATGCATTACTCAATGTGCAAAATGAGCAAGGTGCCAATACAGTGGATCAATTTGCCGAAAAGATCATGCAACAATATTCTGATTTAACCGCTCGCCCGATCCGTAAAGTTTCCGCCTCAGAAGGACAAATTTTAGAAAAAATTAAAGGCTTAATGGGCTTAATTTCCCTTGTGATTTTGGTGCTTGCAACCTTATGTGTGAATACCACCTTAATTGCCATTGTCGGCGAACGTTCCAAAGAATTTGCCTTACAGAAAGCACTAGGCGCAAAAAAATTAGACATCATTCGCCAAATCAGCACTGAAATTTTAATTATCGCGTTTTGTGCGATTATTATAGGACTTGGCTTGGGTTATTTATTAGCTCAAGTATTGGGAATAACCGTATTCAAATCTTATATTGATATGCGATTACCAGTGTTACCAATTACGATTGTACTTTCGTTATTAGTGGCATTTGTGGCTGTTATTATTCCAACACGTCGAGCATTGAGTATTAATGTAGCGAATGTGTTGAAGGGTGAGTAA
- a CDS encoding ABC transporter permease: MLARMLFQSWRFGIKRKLLAIITIFLAAGLVSALLAVSIDIGDKMAKELKSYGANILVEPASNAALPDELSHSASLSSQDFLDEKELPNIKDIFWRNNIVGFAPLLSANVQVIKSSQNSTALSAPKTINVLGTFFDHNIAVPDEDDYHTGQRIISPYWKVEGEWVDDLNNDFGEIVPALTGEQLAKSNDWKIGDKLSLSYTNDNGESQQSAVEIKGILSTGGTEDNQLVMPLSTVQNLLSLEGKVQSVRVSALTVPENDLSRKARANTDALDAEAYDRWYCTAYVSSISHQLEEAISGAIVRPIWQVAASEGVVIGKIQLLLAVVTFAALIAAAMGIASLMSAGIIERSKEIGLMKALGAYQWQITLLFYCEAVLSALVGGIFGCLAGWGLAKFIGAALFGAPLDFAWIVVPCVLVLSILIAVIGTWFPAHKIAKLYPVEVLYGRA, from the coding sequence ATGCTTGCTAGAATGTTATTTCAATCTTGGCGATTTGGTATTAAACGTAAACTGCTCGCCATTATCACTATTTTCTTAGCAGCAGGCTTAGTCTCTGCGCTGCTTGCAGTTTCCATTGATATTGGTGACAAAATGGCGAAAGAGCTGAAATCTTACGGTGCCAATATTTTGGTAGAGCCTGCCAGCAATGCAGCATTGCCTGATGAACTCAGCCATAGTGCTTCATTATCTAGCCAAGATTTTTTAGATGAAAAAGAACTTCCCAACATCAAAGATATTTTCTGGCGAAATAATATCGTAGGTTTTGCCCCATTGCTTTCAGCAAATGTACAAGTGATAAAATCTTCACAAAATTCCACCGCACTTTCAGCCCCAAAAACGATTAATGTACTTGGTACCTTCTTTGATCATAATATTGCCGTACCCGATGAAGATGATTACCACACTGGGCAACGAATCATTAGTCCTTATTGGAAAGTGGAAGGGGAATGGGTTGATGATTTAAACAATGACTTTGGCGAAATCGTCCCTGCACTTACTGGCGAACAACTAGCCAAAAGTAATGATTGGAAAATTGGCGATAAACTTAGCTTAAGTTACACAAATGATAACGGCGAAAGCCAACAAAGTGCGGTAGAAATTAAAGGCATTTTAAGCACCGGTGGAACAGAAGATAATCAGCTTGTGATGCCCCTAAGTACGGTACAAAATTTGCTGAGTTTAGAAGGCAAAGTGCAATCCGTCCGCGTATCTGCCCTCACTGTGCCTGAAAACGATCTTTCCCGTAAAGCACGTGCCAATACTGATGCCTTAGATGCAGAAGCCTATGATCGTTGGTATTGCACCGCTTATGTTTCATCAATTTCTCATCAATTAGAAGAAGCTATTTCTGGCGCAATAGTTCGCCCAATTTGGCAAGTGGCTGCTTCCGAAGGTGTCGTCATTGGCAAAATCCAACTCTTACTGGCGGTAGTTACCTTCGCGGCATTAATCGCTGCGGCAATGGGGATTGCTTCCTTAATGAGCGCAGGAATTATCGAACGCTCAAAAGAAATTGGCTTAATGAAAGCACTAGGCGCTTATCAATGGCAAATTACCTTACTGTTCTACTGTGAAGCAGTATTAAGTGCATTAGTAGGCGGAATATTTGGCTGTTTAGCGGGATGGGGATTAGCCAAATTTATCGGTGCCGCATTATTTGGCGCGCCTCTTGATTTTGCTTGGATCGTCGTGCCTTGTGTTCTCGTGCTCTCCATTCTTATTGCCGTGATTGGCACTTGGTTCCCTGCGCATAAAATCGCTAAACTTTACCCTGTCGAGGTGCTTTATGGCAGAGCATAA